In Candidatus Kaistella beijingensis, a genomic segment contains:
- a CDS encoding ABC transporter permease, whose protein sequence is MKFPLYFSKKIAFSKDNKNNLSRIIVFIGRLSVALGVIVSLITVSTGLGSKRAIKERMADFSGHISIKSKQSNNSYNSSPLSTEGLQIQKIKELPDVANMQKYVSVSGILRNEHNFAGIIFKGIGPDFDHERFKKFLIEGKTPIVKEGVFNYGIAISQKLASDLHLNVKDSIVAIFSKENQSPLYRKFQVVGIYKTDIKMIDELFVIGGINHARKIQGFQGKEIGGIDVFLKNINDIDEDAPLVDKLVGYKNYTVKATDQYPQIMDFIAIFDTNIALIIIIMLVVVIINIVMVLLILIIERTNSIGMLKTLGASNGQIRTIFINYTLLIMIPGLVFGNLIGIGFLLIQKYFGIIKLNPENYYLSVVPVDLNPLYILAISIGILIVSAVALILPSYLISKISPVKAIKYN, encoded by the coding sequence TTGAAGTTTCCGTTATATTTTTCTAAAAAAATTGCTTTTTCCAAAGATAACAAAAATAATCTTTCACGGATTATTGTCTTTATTGGTCGGCTTTCCGTAGCTTTAGGAGTGATTGTTTCTTTAATTACGGTTTCTACAGGATTGGGTTCGAAACGGGCGATTAAAGAGCGAATGGCGGATTTTTCGGGACATATTTCCATTAAATCCAAACAGTCGAACAATTCTTATAACTCCTCACCTTTAAGTACGGAAGGACTTCAAATTCAAAAAATCAAGGAATTACCCGATGTGGCAAATATGCAGAAATACGTTTCCGTAAGTGGAATTCTGCGTAACGAACATAATTTTGCCGGAATTATCTTTAAAGGAATTGGCCCCGATTTTGACCATGAAAGGTTTAAAAAATTTTTGATTGAAGGTAAAACTCCAATAGTAAAAGAAGGTGTTTTCAACTACGGAATTGCCATTTCGCAAAAGTTAGCGTCTGATCTTCATTTGAATGTGAAAGACAGCATTGTCGCCATTTTTTCCAAAGAAAACCAAAGTCCGCTCTATAGAAAATTTCAGGTTGTTGGAATTTACAAAACAGATATCAAAATGATTGACGAACTTTTCGTCATCGGCGGAATCAATCATGCTAGAAAAATACAGGGTTTTCAAGGAAAGGAAATAGGCGGAATCGATGTTTTTCTAAAAAATATTAATGACATTGATGAAGATGCACCACTTGTGGACAAATTGGTGGGCTATAAAAATTATACCGTAAAAGCAACTGATCAATATCCGCAAATCATGGATTTCATTGCGATATTCGACACCAATATTGCGTTGATCATCATCATTATGCTTGTTGTGGTAATTATCAATATTGTGATGGTTTTGCTGATTTTGATTATCGAGCGAACCAATTCCATCGGAATGCTGAAAACTTTGGGCGCAAGTAACGGACAAATCCGAACCATTTTCATCAATTACACTTTGCTGATCATGATTCCGGGATTGGTTTTCGGAAATCTGATCGGAATTGGATTCCTGCTGATTCAAAAATATTTCGGGATCATCAAATTAAATCCCGAGAATTACTATTTGAGTGTAGTTCCCGTAGATTTGAATCCTCTTTATATTCTCGCCATTTCTATTGGAATCCTCATCGTTTCTGCTGTCGCACTGATTTTGCCAAGTTATCTGATCAGCAAGATTTCTCCGGTGAAGGCGATTAAGTATAATTAA
- a CDS encoding exo-beta-N-acetylmuramidase NamZ family protein has translation MNLALKIKDLFLIVLIYFGFCQPNFAQNIDKNCFKTGADRPELYLPFLENKTIAVVTNQTGLLKDKTFLVDFLVKKNIKIKTIFAPEHGFRGDADAGEHVKNGVDSKTGIPIVSLYGSNKKPTSEQLKGIDLVLFDIQDVGVRFYTYISTLTYVMEAGAENNVEVIVLDRPNPHDGYIDGPVLKDQWKSFVGMHNVPIVYGLTIGEYGKMVNGEKWLKNGVQAKYTLIPMQGYHKKQRYEISDKPSPNLPNDKSINLYPSLCFFEGTQVSVGRGTTLPFQIYGSPWTKNLPYQFTPKPTSGAKDPFLNGKLCFGENLSTYLHDLRELNLDWLLNAYKNYKNSQQDFFLKNLFFDKLAGTDELRKQIIAGKSENEIKESWKSDLEKFQKIRAKYVVYED, from the coding sequence ATGAATTTAGCCCTCAAAATTAAAGATTTATTTCTGATTGTCCTCATTTATTTCGGTTTTTGCCAACCAAATTTTGCACAAAACATCGATAAAAACTGTTTTAAAACAGGAGCAGATCGCCCTGAATTGTATCTTCCCTTTCTTGAAAACAAAACCATCGCGGTTGTCACCAATCAAACCGGATTGCTGAAAGACAAAACATTTCTGGTGGATTTTTTGGTGAAAAAAAATATTAAAATCAAAACGATTTTCGCTCCTGAACACGGTTTTCGTGGCGATGCAGATGCAGGTGAACACGTGAAAAACGGAGTGGATTCTAAAACCGGAATTCCGATTGTTTCCCTTTATGGAAGTAATAAAAAGCCAACTTCCGAACAATTAAAAGGAATTGATTTGGTTTTGTTTGATATTCAAGATGTTGGAGTTCGGTTTTACACCTATATTTCGACTTTGACTTATGTAATGGAAGCCGGAGCGGAAAATAACGTGGAAGTCATCGTTCTGGACCGACCAAATCCACACGACGGTTATATTGACGGTCCGGTTTTGAAAGACCAATGGAAAAGTTTCGTGGGAATGCACAACGTTCCAATAGTTTACGGTTTGACGATTGGTGAATACGGAAAAATGGTGAATGGCGAAAAGTGGCTGAAGAACGGAGTACAAGCAAAATATACCTTGATTCCGATGCAGGGATATCACAAAAAACAACGTTACGAAATTTCCGATAAACCGTCGCCGAACTTGCCGAATGATAAGTCGATCAACCTTTATCCGAGTTTGTGTTTTTTTGAGGGAACTCAAGTTTCTGTTGGAAGGGGAACCACTTTACCTTTTCAGATTTATGGTTCGCCCTGGACGAAAAACTTGCCCTATCAATTTACGCCAAAACCAACTTCCGGAGCGAAAGATCCTTTCTTAAATGGAAAACTTTGCTTCGGAGAAAATCTTTCAACTTATTTACATGATTTGAGGGAACTTAATTTAGATTGGCTATTAAATGCATATAAAAACTACAAAAATTCGCAACAGGATTTCTTCCTGAAAAATTTATTCTTCGATAAATTGGCTGGAACCGATGAGTTGAGGAAACAAATCATTGCGGGAAAATCTGAGAATGAAATTAAAGAATCGTGGAAAAGCGATTTGGAGAAATTTCAGAAAATTCGTGCGAAATATGTGGTTTATGAGGATTGA
- a CDS encoding T9SS type A sorting domain-containing protein: MSGTIDSNLTFVTAKGTSAQSPTFYTAAPAGVRIYSDRATGDGNSFTISVATGYEITGLSFTAVASYNPTVTYSVDGGAFATMPKSTNDYTLSGIAAASTLTFKNAHLGGTSNIQLRIPSFTVTYRPTSSMAVGNVNAAKVNLVKNTVVDNNILFSAKAYVKVISMNGQVVKSASVNENTSLNVADLAKGMYIVTGTVNGKAVSEKIIKK; the protein is encoded by the coding sequence TTGTCTGGAACAATTGATTCAAACCTTACTTTTGTGACGGCTAAAGGAACTTCTGCACAGTCTCCAACATTTTATACCGCAGCTCCTGCAGGTGTTCGAATCTATTCGGACAGAGCGACAGGAGACGGTAATTCTTTCACTATTTCAGTAGCAACAGGTTATGAGATTACTGGATTGTCTTTTACAGCAGTAGCAAGCTATAACCCAACTGTAACTTACAGCGTTGATGGTGGCGCTTTTGCAACGATGCCAAAAAGCACAAACGATTACACACTTTCTGGAATTGCTGCAGCAAGTACATTAACTTTCAAAAATGCCCATCTTGGTGGGACAAGTAACATTCAGTTGCGTATTCCTTCTTTCACCGTTACTTATAGACCAACCTCTTCAATGGCGGTAGGAAACGTAAACGCTGCAAAAGTAAACTTGGTGAAAAATACCGTTGTTGACAACAATATTTTATTCTCTGCAAAAGCTTATGTGAAAGTAATTTCAATGAACGGACAGGTTGTGAAATCTGCTTCTGTAAACGAAAACACTTCTTTAAATGTTGCAGATTTAGCAAAAGGAATGTACATCGTAACAGGAACTGTAAACGGAAAAGCAGTATCTGAAAAGATTATCAAAAAATAA
- a CDS encoding T9SS type A sorting domain-containing protein → MKKIFTILGITAVAAVSAQNLMPNPGFEAWTGTAPDGWYVTGTTIVQGTGANAHSGTFAVGITAPASASGNRTISPTTDIPVDLTKTYVFSGWYLDNTPNAKFKYWNQFRNTADTGANAMQAADFSVDSPEWKFFTAEAMPNAGATVARPGLRVYGESATNNGGVIYVDDVLFADKSTMAVTDVKSFDKAVKMNTIVGNELRVMLPERATVNIYSAEGRLVSSNRVSNGEAINTSSMAKGTYIVTVDNGSAKVSRKVIKN, encoded by the coding sequence ATGAAAAAAATCTTTACAATTTTAGGAATTACAGCCGTTGCAGCAGTATCTGCACAAAATTTAATGCCAAATCCAGGATTTGAGGCTTGGACTGGTACGGCTCCAGATGGTTGGTACGTTACAGGTACTACAATTGTTCAGGGTACTGGTGCAAATGCACATAGTGGAACTTTTGCAGTTGGAATTACTGCTCCAGCTTCTGCATCAGGTAACAGAACAATCAGTCCAACTACCGATATTCCTGTAGATCTTACTAAAACTTACGTGTTTTCAGGATGGTATTTAGACAATACTCCAAATGCGAAATTTAAGTACTGGAATCAATTTAGAAATACAGCAGATACAGGTGCAAACGCTATGCAGGCTGCAGATTTTTCTGTAGACTCTCCAGAGTGGAAATTTTTCACTGCGGAGGCTATGCCAAATGCAGGAGCAACCGTTGCAAGACCAGGTTTAAGAGTTTATGGTGAAAGCGCAACTAACAATGGTGGAGTGATTTATGTTGATGATGTACTTTTTGCAGACAAATCTACTATGGCTGTTACTGATGTAAAGTCGTTCGACAAAGCCGTAAAAATGAACACCATCGTTGGGAACGAGTTGAGAGTAATGCTTCCAGAAAGAGCTACGGTAAATATTTATTCAGCTGAAGGAAGATTGGTAAGCTCAAACAGAGTGAGCAATGGTGAAGCAATCAACACTTCTTCAATGGCGAAAGGAACTTATATCGTTACTGTAGATAACGGTTCTGCGAAAGTGAGCAGAAAAGTAATCAAAAACTAA
- a CDS encoding aminopeptidase — translation MKRFLCGFLLVFGFVAVFGQQDSVYIAARIVENDRQVSVNEEITYFNNTNSSLEKIKLLNWISAYRNRHTPLLKRKLEDRKSELYFANSNELGSVENFKAKIDNKAISGVNESDENVYLSLAEKLEPGKSVKISLEYTLNLPSEKFTNYGTDGKKFKLKYFFIVPDGFENENQPERNFIDIEENQSPGIFWTVNLDVPANWFSKSNLKEIQPNYFQGNLNNDPEFLITENKFDSIATTVDAQNIQIDFGYLLTPAERQNLEFYLPLQLNFIKSKIGFLPSKILITEKFKNAENFTGTDDIKFWKFRWQLFDDAKKIDLNYFSILAKNIVSQTTIFEKNADHWMMNGLKTYLEIQYLDRYYKDEKLLGELPDNAKIFGLKPLKMFHASRLKLSERYGLAYQYIMTQNLDQKIAEPFEKLSNYNASAISYFEMGSLISFIAEKMGKEIFDDFMKFYLKKNATKPINTKEFLDELALASGYSSEFLERFIQQKNRTNFSLRRYKKLGDEFQIKVKKNTVQQIPFKVETENKKGEKKEFWFDTDDSMEPKPYNIPQSDADKIVVNSEYIFPENNFRDNYRYTKGFFANQKKIRFKLFKDIPNPEYNEIYLNPRTNFNAYDKVLFGLNFKNSSLFERKFKYSITPYFSSGTGKLTGSGGVSYSFLPAESFYRSLDLGVSGSYFHYDYDLTYRKFSAFASISFAKNPRSDTSRSVGISYNFFDKDLNPEMIRKNEYAKYNLWSIGYGYSNRQIIHEKYFSTNLQLMEDFQKISAEAFYRWEYAKDKKVSFRIFGGYFISNQTKNNLFDYGISRTSNYSFSYGLLGQSATSGILAQQLIITDGGFKSFIGTTANRWITAFNVDSHVWKWFNIYADAGIYKNVGRDSQFIWDSGVKVKVIPDFLEVYFPIQSSLGFEPSFKDYGKRIRFTLVLNFSAVTNYFRRGWF, via the coding sequence ATGAAAAGATTTTTGTGCGGATTTTTATTGGTGTTCGGTTTTGTTGCTGTTTTTGGCCAACAGGACAGTGTTTACATCGCTGCAAGAATTGTTGAAAATGATAGGCAGGTTTCCGTAAATGAGGAGATTACCTATTTCAACAACACCAATTCAAGTTTAGAAAAAATCAAACTTCTCAATTGGATTTCCGCCTACAGAAACCGACACACTCCCCTTCTCAAAAGAAAATTGGAAGACCGAAAGAGCGAACTTTACTTCGCAAATTCTAACGAATTAGGAAGTGTAGAAAATTTTAAGGCTAAAATTGATAATAAAGCGATTTCTGGAGTTAACGAGTCCGATGAAAATGTTTACCTTTCACTTGCCGAAAAATTAGAGCCAGGAAAAAGCGTAAAAATTTCGTTGGAATATACACTGAATTTGCCATCAGAAAAATTTACGAATTACGGAACGGATGGAAAGAAATTCAAACTTAAGTACTTCTTCATCGTTCCCGATGGTTTTGAAAACGAGAACCAGCCCGAAAGAAATTTTATTGATATTGAGGAAAATCAAAGCCCCGGAATTTTCTGGACGGTGAATCTGGATGTTCCCGCAAACTGGTTTTCAAAGAGCAATCTGAAAGAAATTCAGCCCAATTATTTTCAGGGAAATCTAAATAACGATCCAGAGTTTTTAATTACTGAAAACAAATTTGACAGCATTGCCACTACTGTTGATGCACAAAATATCCAAATTGATTTCGGTTATCTCTTAACCCCAGCTGAAAGACAGAATCTGGAATTTTATCTACCGCTGCAACTTAATTTCATCAAGAGCAAAATAGGATTTCTGCCCTCAAAAATTTTGATCACCGAAAAATTTAAAAATGCGGAAAACTTTACCGGAACGGACGATATTAAATTCTGGAAATTCCGTTGGCAACTTTTTGATGACGCTAAAAAGATTGATTTGAACTATTTCAGCATTTTGGCGAAAAATATTGTATCGCAGACAACTATTTTTGAGAAAAACGCTGATCATTGGATGATGAACGGACTAAAAACCTACCTCGAAATTCAGTACCTCGACCGATACTATAAAGACGAGAAACTTTTGGGCGAACTTCCCGACAATGCAAAAATTTTTGGGTTGAAACCGCTGAAAATGTTTCACGCCTCCAGACTGAAACTTTCAGAGCGTTATGGTTTGGCCTATCAATACATCATGACGCAGAATTTGGATCAAAAAATAGCTGAACCTTTTGAGAAGTTGAGTAATTATAACGCTTCTGCAATCAGTTATTTTGAAATGGGAAGTCTAATTTCCTTTATCGCCGAAAAAATGGGTAAAGAAATTTTTGATGATTTTATGAAATTTTATCTAAAGAAAAATGCCACAAAACCTATCAATACTAAAGAGTTTTTGGATGAGCTGGCTTTAGCTTCGGGCTATTCTTCGGAATTTTTAGAGCGGTTTATCCAGCAAAAAAACCGCACGAATTTCAGTTTAAGACGTTACAAAAAATTGGGAGACGAATTTCAAATCAAGGTGAAAAAAAATACGGTTCAGCAAATTCCCTTCAAAGTGGAAACCGAAAATAAAAAGGGAGAAAAGAAGGAATTCTGGTTCGATACCGACGATTCTATGGAGCCTAAACCCTACAACATCCCGCAATCTGATGCCGATAAAATTGTAGTAAACAGCGAATATATCTTTCCAGAAAATAATTTCAGAGATAATTATCGCTACACGAAAGGATTTTTCGCCAATCAGAAGAAGATACGTTTTAAACTTTTCAAGGACATTCCCAATCCCGAATACAACGAGATTTATCTGAATCCGAGAACGAATTTCAATGCCTACGACAAAGTTTTGTTTGGTCTTAATTTTAAAAATTCTTCACTTTTTGAAAGGAAATTTAAGTATTCAATTACGCCCTATTTTAGTTCAGGTACAGGAAAACTTACCGGTTCCGGTGGTGTTTCGTACTCGTTCTTACCTGCTGAAAGTTTTTACAGAAGTTTGGATTTGGGAGTATCCGGATCCTATTTTCATTACGATTATGATTTAACCTATCGCAAATTCTCGGCATTTGCAAGCATAAGTTTTGCGAAAAATCCCAGAAGTGATACCAGTAGAAGCGTGGGAATTTCCTACAATTTCTTCGACAAAGATTTGAATCCGGAAATGATTCGCAAAAACGAATATGCAAAGTACAATCTGTGGAGCATTGGTTACGGTTATTCGAACCGGCAGATCATCCACGAAAAATATTTCAGCACGAATCTTCAGTTGATGGAGGATTTCCAGAAAATTTCAGCAGAGGCGTTTTACCGCTGGGAATACGCGAAGGACAAGAAAGTAAGTTTCAGGATTTTTGGGGGCTATTTTATCTCTAATCAAACGAAAAACAACCTTTTCGATTACGGAATTTCACGCACATCGAATTACAGTTTTTCTTACGGATTATTGGGACAAAGTGCAACTTCCGGAATTCTTGCACAACAGCTGATCATTACGGATGGTGGTTTTAAATCCTTTATCGGAACTACCGCAAATCGATGGATTACCGCATTCAATGTAGATTCTCACGTTTGGAAATGGTTTAATATTTATGCGGATGCGGGAATCTATAAAAATGTAGGTCGTGATTCTCAATTCATTTGGGATTCTGGTGTGAAAGTGAAGGTCATTCCTGATTTTTTGGAAGTTTATTTCCCGATACAAAGTTCGCTCGGTTTTGAGCCTTCATTTAAAGATTATGGGAAGAGAATACGTTTTACTTTGGTACTGAATTTCTCTGCCGTAACCAATTATTTCAGGAGAGGATGGTTTTGA
- a CDS encoding DUF4846 domain-containing protein translates to MIETTVPLIIDESKATIRTRFTPPKGYIWMKEEAGSFSEYLNYFPLHPPNFPVRDFKAVPIPRQNNHVAILKIDVGDKDLQQCADAWMRLYGEYLWSKKRFDEIGFELTSGQFFSWNDYKNGTRTKEVGKRVRFIKTGKVDDSYETFREYLNIIFRYAGTISLDRESVPVLKNSEIKSGDYLIKPGSPGHSVIIVGVARNNAGKRLYLLAESFMPAQDIHILRNPDAKLSPWYELDVNAPQTVTAKYIFKPTSIKRFQKLK, encoded by the coding sequence GTGATTGAAACTACAGTGCCTTTAATCATCGATGAAAGTAAAGCAACGATTCGCACTCGTTTTACGCCGCCCAAAGGTTATATTTGGATGAAAGAAGAAGCGGGAAGTTTTAGCGAATACCTCAATTATTTTCCGCTGCATCCGCCGAATTTCCCGGTGCGTGATTTCAAGGCAGTTCCCATACCGAGACAAAATAACCACGTTGCGATTTTGAAAATTGATGTGGGCGACAAAGATTTGCAGCAATGTGCCGATGCATGGATGAGATTGTACGGAGAATATCTTTGGTCAAAAAAACGCTTTGATGAAATTGGTTTCGAACTAACGAGCGGGCAATTTTTTTCATGGAACGATTACAAAAACGGAACCCGGACAAAAGAAGTTGGAAAACGGGTAAGGTTTATCAAAACGGGAAAAGTGGACGATTCTTACGAGACTTTCCGCGAATATCTGAACATTATTTTCCGGTATGCGGGAACCATTTCTTTGGACAGAGAATCGGTACCGGTGTTGAAAAATTCTGAAATTAAATCGGGAGATTATCTGATAAAACCAGGAAGTCCCGGCCATTCCGTAATTATTGTGGGGGTGGCGAGAAATAATGCAGGAAAAAGGCTCTATCTTTTAGCGGAAAGTTTTATGCCTGCACAAGACATCCATATTTTGCGAAATCCCGACGCAAAACTTTCGCCTTGGTACGAACTGGATGTCAATGCACCCCAAACCGTGACTGCGAAGTATATTTTTAAACCTACTTCCATTAAAAGATTTCAAAAATTGAAATAA
- a CDS encoding YceI family protein, which produces MKKLLSIITVLVFSISMFGQIVLKSDPAHSRIQFAVIHLGINDITGNFNKASLTINANEKSFAKSTLTFSADINSINTDIEQRDTHLKSPDFFDAEKYPTLDFTSTSLTKTKNNYYTLKGNLTMHGITKPVTLTLVYRGNTINAMNKKKTYGYQVYGTLKRSDFGIGPKFPAPMISDLVRIKGDFELTAE; this is translated from the coding sequence ATGAAAAAATTACTTTCAATCATCACTGTTTTAGTGTTTTCAATTTCAATGTTCGGACAGATTGTTCTAAAGAGCGATCCTGCTCATTCCAGAATTCAATTTGCGGTCATTCACCTCGGAATCAATGATATTACGGGAAATTTCAACAAGGCATCATTAACCATTAACGCCAACGAAAAAAGTTTTGCGAAATCTACTCTTACATTTTCTGCCGATATCAATTCCATCAACACGGATATTGAACAACGCGACACCCACCTGAAAAGTCCTGATTTCTTTGACGCAGAAAAATATCCAACCTTGGATTTCACCAGTACTTCCCTCACCAAAACTAAAAACAATTACTACACTTTGAAGGGAAATCTCACCATGCACGGAATTACAAAACCGGTGACTTTAACCTTGGTTTACAGAGGAAATACCATTAACGCAATGAACAAGAAAAAAACCTACGGTTATCAAGTTTACGGTACTTTGAAGAGATCCGACTTCGGAATTGGCCCAAAATTTCCGGCACCGATGATCAGTGATTTGGTAAGAATAAAAGGAGATTTTGAATTGACTGCTGAATAA
- a CDS encoding DsbA family oxidoreductase, whose product MKNMKVDIWSDIRCPFCYVGKRKFERALEQFPSAKNIEVNWHSFQLDPDLTTDADRDNYEYLASRKGISVEEAKILHGHAKNAGQEAGIDFNFDDSKVANSFRGHLLIQLAKTKNLANEIEEKLFEAQFENGQNIDDEATLIKIGKSVGLSEDEIKDALKSDEMAYKVNEDLQMARQLGINAVPFFVFNDKYGVSGAQQPELFLEVLNKSWEEFSSGDNGLQIINSGESCDIEGNCN is encoded by the coding sequence ATGAAAAATATGAAAGTGGATATTTGGAGCGACATTCGCTGTCCGTTTTGCTATGTCGGAAAAAGAAAGTTTGAAAGAGCGTTGGAACAATTTCCCAGTGCAAAAAATATTGAGGTGAATTGGCACAGTTTCCAACTCGATCCCGATTTAACGACCGATGCAGACAGAGATAATTACGAATACCTCGCTTCACGAAAAGGAATTTCGGTAGAAGAAGCCAAAATCCTTCACGGTCACGCAAAAAATGCAGGTCAAGAAGCGGGAATCGATTTTAATTTTGACGATTCAAAAGTGGCAAATTCGTTCAGAGGACATCTTCTCATTCAGTTGGCGAAAACTAAAAATCTAGCCAACGAAATCGAGGAAAAACTTTTTGAAGCACAATTTGAAAATGGTCAAAATATTGACGATGAAGCGACTTTAATTAAAATCGGAAAATCGGTTGGATTAAGTGAAGATGAAATAAAAGATGCTTTAAAATCTGATGAAATGGCGTATAAAGTTAATGAAGACCTTCAAATGGCGCGACAACTTGGAATAAATGCGGTTCCGTTTTTCGTTTTTAATGACAAATATGGCGTTTCTGGTGCACAACAACCTGAACTTTTCCTGGAAGTCCTGAATAAATCCTGGGAAGAATTTTCTTCCGGCGACAACGGCTTGCAAATCATCAATTCGGGAGAAAGTTGCGATATAGAAGGAAACTGCAATTAA
- a CDS encoding AEC family transporter gives MSNLILLFLCLFLGIFLRKTKIFPENGHSALNSFVVNISLSALALYYIPKVVLSYQIIFPVAIAWMNIILAILFFTFLGKKMNWSKGLIGALIMGAGFGNTSFIGIPVIQAIYGESGIKTVMLVDQPGGFVALSTVGIAVANFYSGGQSSVLEIFKKIIRFPPFIAFSIAVLLNIFSVSVPVELDEVFSKLGATTVPLALVSVGSQLRWQKLDSDSKPLFWGLLFKLILFPAFVFVLYFIILKQRGEMIEISFLESAMAPMITAVIIAIDHQLSPKVSNLMIGIGIPLSFVTLAIWYFVLKYTFGV, from the coding sequence ATGTCAAATTTAATCCTACTTTTCCTTTGTCTGTTTCTCGGAATATTTTTGAGAAAAACCAAAATTTTTCCAGAAAATGGACATTCGGCGTTGAATTCTTTTGTGGTGAATATTTCACTTTCAGCTCTTGCGCTTTACTACATTCCGAAAGTGGTGTTGAGTTACCAAATTATTTTTCCTGTCGCCATTGCGTGGATGAACATTATCTTGGCGATTTTGTTTTTCACTTTTTTAGGAAAGAAAATGAATTGGTCAAAAGGTTTGATTGGCGCATTGATTATGGGTGCAGGTTTTGGCAACACTTCATTCATCGGAATACCTGTCATTCAGGCGATTTATGGCGAAAGCGGAATTAAAACCGTGATGCTTGTTGACCAACCGGGAGGATTTGTCGCCCTTTCCACAGTTGGAATTGCGGTGGCGAATTTTTATTCAGGTGGACAAAGTTCAGTGTTGGAGATTTTTAAAAAAATTATTCGATTTCCTCCATTCATTGCTTTTAGCATCGCAGTTTTGTTGAATATTTTCAGTGTTTCCGTTCCAGTTGAATTGGATGAAGTTTTCTCAAAACTTGGTGCGACAACGGTTCCGCTTGCACTGGTTTCTGTGGGAAGTCAGCTTCGTTGGCAAAAATTAGATTCAGATTCTAAACCTCTTTTTTGGGGACTTTTATTTAAACTGATTCTGTTTCCTGCATTTGTTTTTGTTCTTTATTTCATCATTCTAAAACAGCGCGGAGAAATGATTGAAATTTCCTTTCTGGAATCCGCAATGGCTCCGATGATTACCGCCGTCATTATTGCAATTGACCACCAACTTTCGCCAAAAGTTTCAAACCTTATGATTGGTATTGGGATTCCGCTTTCCTTTGTTACTTTGGCGATTTGGTATTTCGTTTTGAAATATACTTTTGGAGTTTAG